The following nucleotide sequence is from uncultured Draconibacterium sp..
GCGAGTAGCCCTTGTTTTCTATGAAATGGATTTATAATAATCCATTATCAGCAAAACTCAGATAGCTTTCATCAGTAACGATCAGATGGTCCAGAAGACTTAAATCGATAAGCTGACATGCGTTTTTAAGTTTTTCGGTAATTTTTACATCAGCCGCACTGGCGGTTAGGTTACCACTCGGGTGATTATGAGAAACAATCAATGAAGAAGCATTTGCTTTTAAAGCTAGTTGCAGAATTATTTTTACATCGACAACGGTCCCGGAAATTCCACCTTTAGAAATACAGGATACACCAAGAACTTTGTTGCCACGATTTAACAGCATTACATAAAACTCTTCATGGTGCTGAATACAGTCTTTAAAAATGTGTTTGAAAATATGAGCTGCATCTTTTGATGCGCCAATTTGAGGTCTTTCTGATGCTTTTACTTTGTCAGTATAAGACACTTTAATCTCGGAAACTTTGAAATAATCAATTTTCATAACAGTAAGCTTTAAATTGTTAAACAATAATTTTATTGCTTACTATTCACAGGATAGCAGGGACTTCAGGCAAGGTTTTGATTCGAAATACACTTTTCGTTTTATGGACTAAAAGGAAGATTCTGAATCAAATCCAGCGGATTTAACCTTGTTGTTTGTCCATGGTACTCCTGTATTTTTGCGATTAAAATTAAGGGATCAATCATTATCATGAGAATCTTATTAAGAAGGTTTTTTGCTTCTTTTTAACCGCGCAGGCTCATGAAAAAAGAAGCAGGGAGATTTTACCCTGCATTATTGTAGCTTTATAAACTGATCTATTGAAAGTTAAAGCGCTATCAATCCAAAAAGCATGGCAAGAGTTACAGCAACAACTATGGCAATACCAAGGATAACAACAATCATATTTTTGGCAAATTCAATCAGAAATAAAATTGCGATATAGGCCAGTAAACAATACCAGAAACTTAATCCGGTAATATAAGAAGCCAGTACAATAACAATGATTCTGAAAATCCATCGAAACGGTAATTTGTTAACTTTTTCTCTCATTTGGGCAGTTTTAAAAGGTTGCTAATTGTGATGTTATGAGCATTACAAAAACAATTCCAAACTCACCTATGCGGATTCCGGAGGAGAGTGAGTTTTGTTTTTTTTTACAACCATTTTCAAAATATTTATTTCTATTCTTCTTTTCCATATTTCATTCGTTTAAGATTATGCGTCTTTCTATCGGGTCGGTCGTTGTTGTTTTGTGGCTCGGTTAAAAAAGGAGTGTTGGACCTGCAAGTTTTTTGCAGAAAATACTATTCGACGTCAGGAGGTTGGAGATTTTCTGCAAAACTGCAGGCCTGAACTTGCAGGCTCCAAAAACACGGGCTTTATTTTGCCAAAAGAACAATAAGGGCCGGACGGAAAGCACATTCTTAAATTGGAATGCGGGAAAGAAGAATCTATAGATTGATAAAAATGATTATTGTACTTTTTCAAAAAGTCTGTAAGCTACAACTCTAAAAAAAGGTGAGGCAAAAACAAGTGTAAGGCTTGAATGTACAGAAATGAGGTCTGTGAGAACAGGGTGAATGAAAGGAAATAAAAGCCTTACTCTTGTGTGCGGTGCCTGAGGCTACTGAATGCAGGGAGTGTTTTGAACAAGGTCGGAAGAACTTCCCGGAATGAAGAGACCGGAGGCACAGGAACAGTAATCTGAATTTTATCGAGGCGGGCAAAGTGCAAATGTATCCCTGAAATAATATGCAAGGGATTCTTTTGCAGTGCGATGCCAAAGGCTTTTCGATTGAACAGTTTCAATCCACCGGGAAACTGCGAATCATGAGCAGCGGTGTGGATGAAAATGCGATTTGAGGAATGCCTGTGCATGGGAGATGAAATGTGTTAATTTTTCACTCCGTCACTTTCCAGTATCCACCCTTTGCCGGACCAATCCTTGACAAAAATCCATCTTTCTTCAGGTTTTCAATGTTTCTTTCAATCGAACGTTCTGATACTCCGATGATTTCAGCCATTTCAGGAATAGAAATGTATTTGTTCTCCTTGACAAGCTCCAGAATTTTCCCCGACGTTTTCCCCGACATTTTCCCCGACGTTTTCCCCGACACTTGTTCAACACGCTCATCTGCCTCCATTTTAAAATCGACAACAACCGAATCAAATTCAATCTGATAATCCGGTACTGTGGAATTGTATGCTTTCCAGTTCGTATCAATTTTATCCAATCCAAAACCTATATTCTCGGCCAGTTTCACCATGCGAAAAAGCTTGGCCATGATTGGATTTCGGGGGAGAGAAATATCTTTCCCTTTCAGTTCTTCAAAGGGTTTTGGGAGCCCACCCGGATTATAAAATTCAATGCGATTTGTGAAAATGCGTACACGAGGACAAGCAGGCGAAAAGTAGTCGGTGTGCATAAGCATATTGACCAGAGCCTCACGGATACTTTCCAGACCCGGAGATAATTCCTGACCAAATCCTTCCGTTGTCAATGAAAACTTGACGTCAACTTTTTGTTTTAAGCGATGAAAACATTCAAAGTAATATTCCCAAAGGTTCTCTTGTTCTTCCACTCGAAAAGTATAAGTATGTTTGGCATCAGTGTATGAGGTCCCCGGGATTTCAACTAAATCGATGCGGAAATCAGGAAAATGTTTTTCTATTGCCTCACGTCTGCCAAACATTAGCAATCCGGCAAAGGTACATTTGCCATTTTCCATAATTCGAAGCTTATTCAAGAACTCATCTTCGTCAAAACGGGTGTAGCTTGCATTTGGATTAAATCGTGCCATATAATCGCGATACCTGTTTAATG
It contains:
- a CDS encoding JAB domain-containing protein, encoding MKIDYFKVSEIKVSYTDKVKASERPQIGASKDAAHIFKHIFKDCIQHHEEFYVMLLNRGNKVLGVSCISKGGISGTVVDVKIILQLALKANASSLIVSHNHPSGNLTASAADVKITEKLKNACQLIDLSLLDHLIVTDESYLSFADNGLL
- a CDS encoding RNA-binding domain-containing protein, with the translated sequence MTKDELIEQLASLEWEDFEVKAAKSELPKSIWETVSAFSNTSGGWIVLGVKEKGNSFEITGVKNGEKLEQDFINTLRGTKFNVFISTKQELYQFDDKIVLAFYVPVHKNKPVYFNHQGNTFIRRGSADQRASQEEIDSMLRDRAFGSKTAETAPETNRDSLSNTSLNRYRDYMARFNPNASYTRFDEDEFLNKLRIMENGKCTFAGLLMFGRREAIEKHFPDFRIDLVEIPGTSYTDAKHTYTFRVEEQENLWEYYFECFHRLKQKVDVKFSLTTEGFGQELSPGLESIREALVNMLMHTDYFSPACPRVRIFTNRIEFYNPGGLPKPFEELKGKDISLPRNPIMAKLFRMVKLAENIGFGLDKIDTNWKAYNSTVPDYQIEFDSVVVDFKMEADERVEQVSGKTSGKMSGKTSGKILELVKENKYISIPEMAEIIGVSERSIERNIENLKKDGFLSRIGPAKGGYWKVTE